From Streptomyces fungicidicus, one genomic window encodes:
- a CDS encoding GNAT family N-acetyltransferase, translating into MTTTTALRLEEITAKNLKAALAIRVRPDQEFAVTPVAHSLAEAYVHPGTAWPRLIMDGDRAVGFLMAFLDIDWHEDGGSVIRSGLWRLNIAAEEQGRGYGRFAVQAVAEELRRRGTRELWVTWHPGDHGPENFYLTLGFHKTTETAEEESVGVLPLP; encoded by the coding sequence GTGACGACGACAACCGCACTTCGCCTCGAAGAGATCACCGCGAAGAACCTGAAGGCCGCCCTCGCCATACGGGTACGCCCCGACCAGGAATTCGCCGTCACGCCGGTGGCGCACTCCCTCGCCGAGGCATACGTCCACCCCGGCACCGCCTGGCCCCGCCTGATCATGGACGGCGACCGCGCGGTGGGCTTCCTGATGGCCTTCCTCGACATCGACTGGCACGAGGACGGCGGCAGCGTGATCCGCTCCGGCCTGTGGCGGCTGAACATCGCCGCGGAGGAGCAGGGCAGGGGCTACGGGCGCTTCGCCGTGCAGGCGGTGGCCGAGGAGCTCCGCCGCCGCGGCACCAGGGAACTCTGGGTCACCTGGCACCCCGGCGACCACGGCCCCGAGAACTTCTACCTCACCCTGGGCTTCCACAAAACCACCGAAACCGCCGAAGAGGAATCAGTAGGCGTACTCCCCCTACCTTGA
- the arfB gene encoding alternative ribosome rescue aminoacyl-tRNA hydrolase ArfB: MSGPHVIRGSVSLPEAELMWRFSRSSGPGGQHVNTSDSQVELRFDLARTEALPEVWKQRALERLAGRLVGGVLTVRASEHRSQWRNRETAAVRLAALLAEATAPPPKPRRATRVPRGINERRLREKKQRAETKRGRSARDWG; the protein is encoded by the coding sequence ATGTCCGGTCCCCATGTCATCCGTGGCTCCGTCTCCCTGCCCGAGGCCGAGCTCATGTGGCGTTTCTCGCGGTCGTCCGGGCCGGGCGGGCAGCACGTGAACACCAGCGACTCCCAGGTGGAGCTGCGCTTCGACCTGGCCCGCACCGAGGCGCTGCCCGAGGTGTGGAAGCAGCGGGCGCTCGAACGGCTGGCCGGACGGCTGGTCGGCGGAGTGCTCACCGTGCGGGCCTCCGAGCACCGCTCGCAGTGGCGCAACCGTGAGACCGCGGCGGTGCGGCTGGCGGCGCTGCTCGCGGAGGCGACGGCGCCGCCGCCGAAGCCGCGGAGGGCGACGCGGGTGCCTCGCGGGATCAATGAGCGGCGGTTGCGGGAGAAGAAGCAGCGGGCGGAGACGAAGCGGGGGCGCTCCGCGCGGGACTGGGGGTGA
- a CDS encoding TerD family protein has translation MAVSLSKGGNVSLTKEAPGLTAVTVGLGWDVRTTTGTDFDLDASAIAVNTQGKVYSDGHFVFFNNKQTPDNTIVHTGDNRTGEGEGDDEAINVNLAALPADIDKIVFPVSIYDAENRSQNFGQVRNAYIRIVNQAGGAEIARYDLSEDAATETAMVFGELYRNGAEWKFRAVGQGYASGLVGIAQDFGVSV, from the coding sequence ATGGCTGTAAGCCTGTCCAAGGGTGGCAACGTCTCGCTCACCAAGGAGGCTCCGGGCCTGACCGCTGTCACCGTGGGCCTCGGCTGGGACGTCCGCACCACCACCGGCACGGACTTCGACCTCGACGCCTCGGCGATCGCGGTCAACACGCAGGGCAAGGTCTACTCGGACGGCCACTTCGTGTTCTTCAACAACAAGCAGACCCCGGACAACACCATCGTCCACACGGGTGACAACCGCACCGGTGAGGGCGAGGGCGACGACGAGGCGATCAACGTCAACCTGGCCGCGCTCCCGGCCGACATCGACAAGATCGTCTTCCCGGTGTCGATCTACGACGCCGAGAACCGCAGCCAGAACTTCGGCCAGGTGCGCAACGCCTACATCCGCATCGTCAACCAGGCCGGCGGCGCCGAGATCGCCCGCTACGACCTGTCGGAGGACGCGGCCACCGAGACCGCCATGGTCTTCGGCGAGCTGTACCGCAACGGCGCGGAGTGGAAGTTCCGCGCCGTCGGCCAGGGCTACGCCTCGGGTCTCGTGGGCATCGCCCAGGACTTCGGTGTGAGCGTCTGA